From Amphiprion ocellaris isolate individual 3 ecotype Okinawa chromosome 2, ASM2253959v1, whole genome shotgun sequence, a single genomic window includes:
- the LOC129350997 gene encoding trace amine-associated receptor 13c-like, protein MVETLERAALCIPHLNASCQVMPAPPKVTLIKSVLCCIALLTVILNLLVVISISHFRQLHTPTNFLILSLAVSDLLVGATVMPIAVHLQFCRFTSKITCDLFCLLSFILTSASVGSMVLISVDRYVAICKPLLYSSLITISRVTICVCLCWICSVFYCFVILKDYFTLTDMSNSCYQKCAIKIHFISGAVDLIVTFVVPVVVIIVLYMRVFVVAVSHARVIRSQIGSVNSKAVVIKKSELRAATSLGIVLLIFVLCIVPYYLISLAEPDSFSTNPSPQNWVFCCNSTFNPLIYALFYPWFRRAVSFTVSLQILQASSRDTRIMKS, encoded by the exons ATGGTGGAGACACTGGAGAGAGCTGCTCTCTGCATCCCCCACCTCAACGCCTCCTGTCAGGTGATGCCTGCTCCTCCCAAAGTGACGCTGATCAAATCTGTACTGTGCTGCATCGCTCTGCTCACTGTGATACTCAACTTGCTGGTTGTCATCTCCATCTCCCACTTCAG GCAGCTCCACACACCCACAAACTTCCTCATCCTCTCCCTGGCTGTGTCTGATTTGCTTGTGGGTGCCACAGTGATGCCGATCGCAGTCCACCTGCAGTTCTGCCGGTTTACGAGTAAAATCACATGTGATCTTTTCTGCCTGCTGTCCTTCATCCTCACCTCTGCCTCTGTGGGAAGCATGGTTCTCATATCAGTGGACCGTTATGTGGCGATATGTAAACCTCTGCTCTATTCCTCCCTGATAACAATAAGCAGAGTTacaatctgtgtgtgtctctgttggaTCTGCTCTGTTTTTTACTGCTTTGTCATCCTGAAAGACTACTTCACACTAACAGATATGTCCAATTCCTGCTatcaaaaatgtgcaattaaGATACATTTCATTTCAGGGGCAGTAGACCTGATTGTCACCTTTGTTGTCCCTGTTGTTGTAATCATAGTTCTCTATATGAGAGTGTTTGTGGTGGCTGTGTCACATGCACGTGTAATACGATCTCAGATTGGATCTGTCAACTCAAAAGCAGTAGTTATTAAGAAATCTGAGCTGAGGGCAGCCACATCTCTTGGAATTGTCCTTCTTATATttgtattgtgtattgttccaTATTACTTAATTTCTCTGGCAGAACCAGACAGTTTCAGTACTAATCCATCACCTCAAAACTGGGTGTTCTGTTGTAACTCCACTTTCAATCCTCTGATCTATGCCTTGTTCTACCCCTGGTTCAGGAGAGCTGTTTCATTCACTGTCAGTCTTCAGATACTGCAGGCCAGCTCTCGTGACACCAGAATAATGAAGAGTTAA